In Salmo salar chromosome ssa14, Ssal_v3.1, whole genome shotgun sequence, the sequence ATGGACAGGCAACAGTCAAACAACTAGTCAGAGTAATACTGCAGTACATCCTTCATTCCCCACTCTCACTCAGTTATTACAAACTTCAACTCAGAAGAAGTTTAAATGGCTGCCTTCTACagccaaagacaaacacacaggaGAGCAGACTTTCTCTTAGACTCTCAAAGGCCAGTTCTATTCTTCCCCTAGTCCTTAGTTAGGGCAGGATAGTTGAAAGAAATCCAGAGAGAGATGTTCATtattagagagacagggagaaagacagaTAAAAGTAGACAGACAGATGTCCACAGGAGACACAGGGAGGAGTGATGTCAGCTCAGGTCCATACAGAGAGCATCTTCAGCTCTGGGagttgtacatacatacatacatacatacatgtacacaGAGAAGACAGTTCGTAGTGCACAAATGCTCTGCCTCAGGAAGTCTCTAGGAACACGTATCCAGGTGTCTGACAGGTGTCCATATCAAGATCCTTCATTTCCATGAGTCAATGCACACACCCTCAACCACAGACACCcagccagacacacagccagacacacagccagacacacagccagacagattTACAGCATAGTGGATGCTCCTTTTCTACAGACTTAAGGCTGTAGTTTGATGTTGTTGTACAgctccttacacacacacacacatcctcacctcctcctcctcactcaggCGTGTGCTGCAGCCAGGTCTTGGTTGATGAAGCGTCGTAGTCTCTCCAGGTACTGGCTGTACAGCTCTATGTCGTTGTGTCCCGCCCCTTCCACCCAGAGTGGCTCCACGGCCTTGGGACAGCGCTCAAACAGAGCCAGGCCGTGGGAGAAGTCTATCACCTCGTCCTCCGTCCCGTGGATGATCAGCACCGGGGATGGGATCTTAGACACCTTCTCTATGCTGCAATACACATGTCACAAGCAGTTTGTAAGTAGTCTATACTCACGTTTATAAGTCACGTAAGGAGTCTGTCTATAAGCAGCTTTGAGTTACGCTTCATAACCTGTCGTTGAAGTCATAGTTTCTTTTATGTCATATGTGTACGATTGTTTCCTAACGTGCTTATAGCTGAGGAGACAATATCTATTCATATCCAAAGATGTATGCCTTTGTGACAAATTCTgttgttgtggatctaaatgaaGCATTctaatgtgttttgtgtgtgtgtgtgtgtgaaacacacTTGGGAAAGGCGTCGAAGCAGTACGTCTTCTTGGTGTCGGGGAAAGCCACCCTCATACCAGAGGTGAGAGGGGAGTGGAGCACCACAGCAGCACACTCAAACCTGGACGCCAGGTCCACCGTTGGTACTGTGCCAATACTCTGCCCATACAGGATGATGTTCTCTGGGCTGATGCCATACCTGGGACACAAACACAGATAACTGAGTAAACAAAAACACAGCCGAGATGACCAGAATAGGCCTTCTTGTTGTGCACTCCTGAAGGGTAACGGTGTGTACAGTTTTCAGCTCAGCACTACCCTATCCTTGTATGGACCAGAAGTACTCACAAGGAGAGTAAACCAAGGAAAATTGGGGACATTTTGCCAGTCCCCACAAAGAAAACTGctattttaggtttagggttacaattagggttaagggttacggTTAGGAGTTAAGTAGAGttttggggttgaggttaggcatagggttaaggttatgtttaggttaagggttacatttagggttagggaaaataggattttggatGGGAATCAATTCTTTGTTCCCCACAAGAACAGCAATACaaaagtgtgtatgtgtaacaGCTGTTTACCGCGAGCGCAGGGCGTGCCAAGCAGCGTCTATGTCAGCGTAGAGGTTCTTCTCTGAGGGTTTGCCGGTGCTGACACCGTAGCCAGAGTAGTCGTAAGAGAAGATGTTGCAGTTGATACGCGTGCCCAGGCCAATGTAGAAGCTACTCATCTGACCCAAATCTACTGCATTACCATGGGAGAATAGCACTGTGAAcctgggggagggagaggtagaacaGTTAAAGGAAAATAAagaagagaagaagggaggaaaTGGTGATGTATACAACCATAGAATAACAAAAGAACACTAAAATAGAACTCTATAATTCATGCATCTCAATAAATAGAAAAACCTGCACAAACTCCCTTGTTGTGAAAAAGAGCAAGAGAAATGTTGCGACCCATCATCTCTATACTAATctagctcttctctctctcctctcacctggcGTTGGGGGCACATCGGATGTACATGCAGCCCACCCTGTTCCCCCGGCTGGACCTGGTAAGGAACACGTCTGTCATGTCCAGCTCTCTCTGAGTGTACTGGAATTCTGCCCTCTCTGTCAGATGGAGCTTCCACCTGCCCTCTCCGCCACCTCCTCCGCCAcctcctcccccaccaccacctctgtcTCCTCCTGCACCGCCACCCAGCCGGGAGCGCAGGCCAGGAGCCCCCAGAGAGGGGGGAGCACCCCCTGGCGTGGTCCCGGCTGCTGCCGCAGCTGTAGCCTCTGGGTCAGGCAGCATGGAGTAGGTGGGCTCTGGAGGGAGGAAGGCCAGCTTGGCTGCGATGCGGCTGGGGCAAGGAGGGCAGCAGAACAGGCAACAGAGCTCTCTAATGGACAGGCCGTTCATCTTCTACTGAAGACAGGCagaaggagggggaggtgagagagaaagtgagtgtaCTAAACAGCTTATCAAACAGTACACATGACACACTGACAGAAGGAGCATCTGTGATGGTGTAGAGAAAATAATCTACCTGTATTAAGGTTCCTCTGGGACTTGGAATGAGATGGCACACAAAGGTGCCAACACCACCTGGTTAAGTCACTCAGCAGTCTTGGGCAAAAAGAGCATTAGTTATGAACACAGTACAGACCTACTCGCCTAGCTAGCCATCTACCACACTATTCTGTGAGGTGGGTCAGTCACAGCAGGGTTTGAACCAGTGACCCTGTGGATACATGCCATAACAAAGGTCCTGACCTCTTGGCACAGGCGTAGTATGCTAGCTTTGCAGGAATAGAAAGACGTAAAGTTAGCTACCAGCTAGTCAACGATGCAGGATAATATCAGAATTCacacgctaacgttagctagctacaacgtCCTAACGTCGCACATAACGTTAATGACTATGTATTCACGTTAGCTAGCAACCTAGCTTAACAGCCACCTCTGGTTACAACTAGCAGGAAAAGCATTGTGATAGGTAAAGCTTCGACATCATACTGCATATTATGGTGAATCACTCTGTAAACATTGTTGCTCAATTATACGGATAGCCCAcgttaacgttggctagcttgatGCACTAACGTTAGCGTAGCTACCGGACATAATGTGTCCAAAAATATAGCTTGGGAAAGGAGgaaatgtttagctagctaaacCAGTGCaatgacgttagctagctagctatcggtAAATTGCTTGCTAGGTGGTGCAGCAAGTGCTAGTTGGCTAAGCTACGTGTCATCAATCAGGTATAGTAACGTTAACCTAGTGAACGTTAGCTAACTTACCAATTCACGATGGGTTTGCAGACAAGATAAAATAGTCCTGTCTATGAAACAAAGTTGCACAATACTGCGAAAATCCTTCTTGGACCCTGACATGGATAGTGTACTCTGTATAATTTTATATGTATCTGTCATTTGTAGATTGGCTAGCTAAATATCGTGACAACCATTTCTTTCACAACCCCGTCCGACTAGACCCGGAAGTGATGGAAAGAGAGGGCGTAGCCCTTTGGCAGTGAATTGATAGGCCGAGttataatgttacatttcacaaATTTGCCGGTTtcacagattgtgtgtgtgtgtgtgtgtgtgtgtgtgtgtgtgtgtgtgtgtgtgtgtgtgtgtgtgtgcttgtttgtgtgtgtgtgagagagcgagggagggagcgagcgagagagagatagataaggTTTGGTTTTGGTCAGTGTGATTCCTCTTGGACCCTAATTAGACCCTTACAAAAACGATTTACGTTTtgaaagtaaaagtgcagtaactgcagtccaCAGTGTTATTTTGGAGGCAGTATTTGCaacatactgcagttatactgcactctaactgcacTTATACTGTACTCTTTTTGTAAGGGGAGAGGTCTGGTCAAAAAGTATAAAAGTGCCCCTTATACCAGTGTGGGGATGAGAACATTTGTACCCGAAGTTTGTGGAGTCTGTGTCGTGTGTTGTTTTGCTGTGTCTGCTGGATAACTATTTTTAGAACCTTGCGTTTTTAACAAATGTTTGCGGTGTGGTCAATTGTACTGAGGTATGTGTTTACTTTCTTTATCAGCGTTTATTTATTCAaatggagtaggggcctgagggcacacacataGTGTGTTGTGAAAACTGTTATgaatgttttgtaatgtttttaaaattgtataactgccttaatttagcTGGTGCCTTGgcagactcaagtaaaagtcaaagtcacccagtaaaatactacctgagtaaaagtatttggttttaaatgtacttaagtatcaaaagtaaatggaattgctaaaatgtacttaagtatcaaatttaaaggaaaagtataaatcatttcaaattccttatattaaacaaaccagatggcaccattttatttgtatttttattgacggatagccaggcgGCTAGccaggcacactccaacacacagacataatttacaaatgaagcatttgtgtataatgagtctgccagatcagaggcagtagggatgaccagggatgttctcttgattagtgtgtgaattggaccattttcctgtaaaAATGTAGCGagaacttttgggtgtcaggaaaatgtaaaaagtacatcattttctttaggaatgtagtgaagtaaaaataaaagttggcaaaaatataaatagtaaagtaaagtacagataccccccaaaaaactacttaagtagtactttaaagtagttttacttaagtactttacaccactgggaaATGGTTTAGATAATTGAACCCGTCCTTGTCACAACTCCTACCGAAGGTAGCTCCCCttcctgctcgggtggtgctcggtggtcgtcgtcaccggcctactagatgccactgattcccttttttcccctttctgtttattggttgcacctgttttgtgttaggctGATTAGTCGGGTTAttttagccagtaggcccgcctgctctgcgtgcaggattgtttgtgtgttgctACTGTGCACGCTTCTGTCTGACGTTGTTTCGGTCGTGGGTTTTATCCGGACTGTTTCAGTCCCCAGTGTTTGGGGcatttgttttgtgtgcgccCTGTATTTTTGTGGGGTTGGCTTATGTTCGCCGTGTGTGCAAATAAAGCACTACCCTGTActctctgcttcctgcgcctgacttcgcacCCACTACACCCAGAGGCTTACAGTCCTAGGTGATTGTCTTTCAGTTAGCCTATGTATTTGCATTTAAAAAAGATTTACCATTTATCTTAAAATATGGCTACCTGTCTTCTCATTATTTCATACTGTAGTTTTATTTGTTactgtttttggtttgtttttggTCAGTTGTGAACTCAGTCAACCTGTAGTCTGTGAAAGCATGGAAGCTCTATGAGCCATCCAAGTAatttgtgtttatgtgttttactGTCACTTTTGAAAAACAATTAAAACCTTAATTCCTTAATCTTTGCCTCTATCTGCCTCTGACTGTGTTCATAATCCTAGAATGTGTGACATGGATAGATGTTACAGATAGGACTATTTATGtaattaggaaaaacatcatttACAACCATGATTTTGTCTGTCCTATCTCACAGAATATAATGAATAGgctaaatcaaatttgatttagtGAATATATCATTACTGTCCAAAATTATAGAGATGCTTTTCTGAAGACATCTGCCACTCAACCACTCCCATGTCCTCCCCCATCATCTTGTTTCCTTAGTTTTGACAGCTTCCACTGATAGCGATGGGAGTGGATGACAGCATAATTCCCTGTGGGAAATGATCACACTCTCATCTTACCTCTCACTCTATTCCCTCCGCAAGCAGTGGTTCCTTTATTATGCACAGTTTTTTAGGCTATTTTAATCTTTGACATTTTCACACCCAGATTTGTCCTTCATGGGTTATAAAATAATTGTGTTAGATAACATTTTATTGGATACTTACCTGAATGTAATTCTTTCTACAAAATAgacatttgcagtttgttccacAGTTCTAATGATATGCTACAGTCTTCAAAGACAAAACCTaatgtttacattttttgggagaattgttttgtttgttatacactgagtgtacaaaacattaagaacacctgctctttcatgacatagactgaccaggtgaatcatggtgaaagctatgatcccttattgatgtcacttgttaaatccacttcaatcagtgcagatgaaggggaggggaaaggttaaataaggatttttaagccttgagacaattgagacatggattgtgtagtgGTCCAGTgcagctcagtcggtagagcactgATACTACccataaataaaatgtatgtacgcaagactgtaagtcgctttggataaaagctaaATGGCTTACATGTTACATGTGAATGtttgccattcagatggtgaatgggcaaggccAAAGATGTATGTGccattgaacagggtatggtagtaggtgccaggggtttgtgtcaagaagtgcaacactgctgggtttttcacactcaacagtttcctgtacttatcaagaatggtccaccacccaaaggacattcagccaacttgacacaactgtgggaagcatcactgtgaaacgctttcgacaccttgtagagtccattcccagaacaattgaagctgttctgagggaaaaagctcaatattaggaaggtgttcttaatgttttgtacactcaatgtatttTCCATGATGAAATACCTGCTAGTTTTGAATATGCAAGAAAAAAACgagtttgtgtgtatttgtgtgagtgtatgcttgcgtgaaagagagagagacagagagaaagcgagagagagagatcaatgacGTCCCCATTCATGCATTGTGGGGTGCTTTGTCATTTTGAAACGTTCCCTGAATATTTCTGTCCCTGTGTTGGTggtgctaaatatgtgtatgcgaccaataacattcgatttgatttgatgtattaaTGGATATTGGAGACATTCTGCGTTGGTATCCTTCCTCAACATAGTGTTGGAATATATCCATTATAGCCTGAGCCTGTGATAACTGAGAGCTTGACCAGTATCTTTCTTCGGCTGTCAAGGGAGCACTGCATGCAACCCTGGAAAGACTGCACAGCTGGGATccacagacagagagaatgaatTAAGACAGAATGAAAAGACTCGTGAGTATTTTGTCTGCACATATAGCCTAAGCCTTCTGGTCATTTGAAGGTGACGCTTAACCCTCTACACCGATTATAGCCCACTCTTGGGTTTCATTGTGTGATTTGCAGGGGTGCCCGAAAAAGATCCTTATCTTCAAACAGGACACTGAAATGTAGTCTATAAAAAAAGCACTGCACCTGCAGGTACCATATTTCGCTTTTACTTCAAACCTTTATTGGAAAGGTTTGAACTGGTCTGGACGCATTCACTGGAAGATAACGGGGATGCCACGGTTACGCGCAGAAGCCGCTCGAGGAAGAGACAGGTGCGGCAGAGGGGATTGGTAGCTTAATAGCCGATTCTCATCCAAGCGTTGTGATTACCAAGACCCAGAGAGAGCTTGGTGCCCTGCTACACCCTTTGTGTTGATTTCAGACGTGGAGGAAAACCTGTCTGCATACGAGAGGACGACTGGCAACAGACCAGACATCGCCTGCATACCTGTCCATCTCGCACAGTGAATGGTGAGTGAGTTTAGccgtagagagagatggtggaggaTGGATTAACAGGTATTGCATTCGCTTTAGCAGCGTTTTTTACCGCGGCCGCGCCTTCGGTTGCTGGTGCTCTGAATGTATACATGCTATGTTTAATAATCTGCCATGGAATGCTTTGTTTAGGTCATTGCCAATGACAAAGGGTGTTGTGTCGTATTCTTTTGAGGTACGTGTCTCCTTTGGTTGCTATACTGTGTGGGCTCTGTGTTCtttgtgttattcaatgcatcaTTGTTTTCATAATTGGACATGGACTAATATTTTTTAGTTGAATTAATCATGTGTTGCATCACTTGCATGATGTAGTCCATTAGTTTCATGTGGGTATGATCATTAAAGTTTTCCTTATCAGTTATTCGGATCATAAGAATGACAGTGGTGAATATGATAAGTTAAATCATGTTGACAATTAGCCTACATGCTGATCCTATATGGAACAACAGCTCTTATTCATCCTATGTAATAATGCACGTTTTTTCCCCCTACATGTTGGGTCATTCTTGTACATTGTGACTCTCAACCCCAAATGACCAGGGTAAGTAAGGGGCGTTAAAGAGTGACGTTGATTGAATAATTATGTTTTTCTAAAGGTTTTCAGTGATATAGACCAAAGGTCAGACATATGGTAATTTGCCTGCCATCATTGCATTGATTGACTCATTATTCTTTCAGTAGCTCCATGGGCTATGCCTGAGTGTCGAACAATGTAAAGCACTTTGAGACCTACTGTAGGAAGAGGTAACCTAGGAGTTGGCTatgcagcacaaacagatctgggaccagtcaaGACCCAGTTGGGTTGAAAAGGGTAGTGGTTGATATTTGCATGGCAGGCTTGTGTTTTTAATTGTATTGGTAGTTAATTAAATAACTTATTGTACATCCCGACTGTTCTTTCTTGTTCTGCTGTTGGCTGTTGTTCATTCCAAATGTCCTCAAGATTTCCTGTGATTGGTCCATAGGGTGTTTGATGTGGGAGCAGAACCATACAGAGTTCTGCAAACTAATTGGCCACaagctggttgaatcaatgttgtttccacgtcatttcaacaacagAAAAATGAACcattgtggaaaactgattggatttgcaaaaagtaatcaacatAAGAGGATTTCATCATTTTTTCACCCAAATTTGAACCTAAATCCAATTACATGGTAAAATGTTTAGTTGATTTAATCTTGAATTCACGTTActtgacaactaaaccaaatgtaaatcataaCTTGACATTGAACTGTGGGTATTGTTTATTCCTACAAGAATATAATTGGTTTGGAACTTCAGATGGGATGACAGGGGTTGGAACTTCAGATGGGATGACAGGGGTTGGAACTTCAGATGGGATGACAGGGTTTGGAACTTCAGATGGGATGACAGGGGTTGGAACTTCAGATGGGATGACAGGGTTTGGAACTTCAGATGGGATGACAGGGGTTAGAACTTCAGATGGGATGACAGGGGTTGGCACTTCAGATGGGATGACAGGGTTTGGAACTTCAGATGGGATGACAGGGGTTAGAACTTCAGATGGGATGACAGGGGTTGGCACTTCAGATGGGATGACAGGGTTTGGAACTTCAGATGGGATGACAGGGGTTGGAACTTCAGATGGGATGACAGGATTTGGAGCTTCAGATGGGATGACAGGGGTTGGAACTTCAGATGTGATGACAGGATTTGGAGCTTCAGATGGGATGACAGGGGTTGGAGCTTCAGATGTGATGACAGGGTTGGAACTTCAGATGAGATGGCAGGATTTGGAGCTTCAGATGGGATGACAGGGGTTGGAGCTTCAGATGGGATGACAGGGGTTGGAGCTTCAGATGGGATGACAGGGTTTGGAACTTCAGATGGGATGGCAGGGTTTGGAACTTCAGATGGGATGACAGGGTTTGGAACTTCAGATGGGATGACAGGATTTAGAACTTCAGATGGGATGACAGGGTTTGGAACTTCAGATGGGATGACAGGGGTTGGAACTTCAGATGGGATGACAGGGGTTGGAACTTCAGATGGGATGACAGGGTTTGGAACTTCAGATGGGATGGCAGGGTTTACTGAACTCTATATCTCTGACTGTGAGTGGGAGGTGCTAATGATGCCTGTAAGGGAAGTTATAGCATTTGGTCAGACCATTCctaactgggtggttcaagccctgaatgctgatttgctGACAGCcaataccacaggtatgacaagacatttctttttactgctctaattccgttggtaaccagtttataatagcaataaagcacctcaggggtttgtggtatatggccaatataccatggctaagggctgtatcgagg encodes:
- the LOC106569516 gene encoding alpha/beta hydrolase domain-containing protein 17A, which translates into the protein MNGLSIRELCCLFCCPPCPSRIAAKLAFLPPEPTYSMLPDPEATAAAAAGTTPGGAPPSLGAPGLRSRLGGGAGGDRGGGGGGGGGGGGGEGRWKLHLTERAEFQYTQRELDMTDVFLTRSSRGNRVGCMYIRCAPNARFTVLFSHGNAVDLGQMSSFYIGLGTRINCNIFSYDYSGYGVSTGKPSEKNLYADIDAAWHALRSRYGISPENIILYGQSIGTVPTVDLASRFECAAVVLHSPLTSGMRVAFPDTKKTYCFDAFPNIEKVSKIPSPVLIIHGTEDEVIDFSHGLALFERCPKAVEPLWVEGAGHNDIELYSQYLERLRRFINQDLAAAHA